A single window of Solea solea chromosome 9, fSolSol10.1, whole genome shotgun sequence DNA harbors:
- the tmem259 gene encoding membralin isoform X2, whose amino-acid sequence MSDNQANNNNAPVNNNNNIGANRIRNPNMNQNPLINVRDRLFHALFFKMAVTYARLFPPSFRRVFEFFVLLKALFVLFILAYIHIAFSRSPINCLEAVRERWPRDGILRVEIQRNSSRSPVFLQYYDSPSLQEELEAEQGGGVGLQEEDEEEEEIIVEMFDNSSVQFELDIEPRLKPSLVGGGRGGAGGGAGVNSSQDVSFSQTTKVWPQEEYIVEYSLEYGFLRLSQSTRQRLNIPVMVVTLDPMKDECFGDGFSRFLLDEFLGYDDILMSSVKALAENEENKGFLRNVVSGEHYRFVSMWMARTSYLAAFVIMVIFTLSVSMLLRYSHHQIFVFIVDLLQMLEMNMTIAFPAAPLLTVILALVGMEAIMSEFFNDTTTAFYIILIVWLADQYDAICCHTNTSKRHWLRFFYLYHFAFYAYHYRFNGQYSSLALVTSWLFIQHSMIYFFHHYELPAILQQIRIQEMLLQNQAGQNHQTALQDNLNNNTAAAANAGAPGPVDPAQSPASSNPAAAAAAAAAAAGGAEVRAELNWVAHTAAIITEALSSTTQNATGVDAESRLSSGSHGSGEGGAGGGAEGDDDSNVSAETKTTAHPIRGLQMEAGPSGAGLSQEPTQTDSSPSQCPGTDCGPQTAMNSS is encoded by the exons ATGTCTGACAACCaggccaacaacaacaatgctccagtcaacaacaacaacaacataggaGCTAACAGGATCCGAAACCCCAACATGAACCAGAACCCCCTCATCAACGTCCGAGACCGCCTTTTCCACGCCCTCTTCTTTAAGATGGCCGTCACCTACGCACGTCTCTTCCCTCCGTCCTTCAGGAGAGTCTTTGAGTTCTTTGTTCTGCTCAAG GCACTTTTCGTCCTCTTCATCCTCGCCTACATCCACATTGCCTTCTCTCGCTCACCCATCAACTGCCTGGAGGCGGTTAGGGAGCGCTGGCCTCGTGATGGCATCCTGCGGGTGGAGATCCAGAGGAACTCCAGTCGCTCACCCGTCTTTCTGCAGTACTACGACTCTCCGAGCctccaggaggagctggaggcagagcagggaggaggggtggggctacaggaggaagatgaggaggaagaggagattaTTGTTGAGATGTTTGACAACAGCTCTGTGCAG TTTGAGCTGGACATCGAACCTCGTCTGAAGCCGTCTCTggttggaggaggaagaggaggagcaggaggaggagcaggagtgaACAGCAGCCAGGATGTCTCCTTCAGCCAGACCACTAAAG TGTGGCCTCAGGAAGAGTACATTGTGGAGTATTCGCTGGAGTACGGTTTCCTGCGTCTGTCCCAGAGCACGAGACAACGACTCAACATCCCCGTCATGGTGGTCACTCTGG ATCCCATGAAGGACGAGTGCTTCGGTGATGGATTCAGTCGTTTCTTGCTTGATGAGTTTCTGGGATACGACGACATCCTGATGTCCAGCGTGAAGGCGCTTGCTGAGAACGAGGAGAACAAAG ggtTCTTGAGGAACGTTGTATCAGGAGAACATTATCGGTTTGTCAGTATGTGGATGGCCAGAACCTCCTACCTGGCTGCTTTTGTCATCATGGTCATATTT actctctctgtgtccatgCTGCTCCGATATTCTCACCACCAGATCTTCGTCTTCATCG TGGATCTGCTTCAGATGTTGGAGATGAACATGACCATTGCTTTCCCAGCAGCCCCTCTGCTCACCGTCATCCTGGCCCTCGTCG gtATGGAGGCCATCATGTCAGAGTTCTTCAACGACACAACCACCGCCTTCTACATCATCCTCATCGTTTGGCTGGCTGACCAATACGACGCCATCTGCTGccacaccaacaccagcaaacGCCATTGGCTGAG gtTCTTCTATCTGTACCACTTTGCGTTCTACGCATACCACTACCGCTTCAATGGTCAGTACAGCAGTTTGGCACTGGTCACTTCCTGGCTCTTCATTCAG CACTCCATGATCTACTTCTTCCACCACTACGAGCTTCCTGCCATCCTGCAGCAGATCCGGATCCAGGAGATGCTGCTGCAGAACCAGGCTGGTCAGAACCACCAGACGGCGCTGCAGGACAACCTGAACAACAATACGGCTGCTGCCGCCAATGCAGGTGCACCGGGACCCGTGGACCCCGCCCAGTCTCCTGCCTCGTCCaatcctgcagctgcagctgcagcggcagcagcagcagcaggcggaGCAGAGGTGAGGGCGGAGCTGAACTGGGTTGCTCACACGGCTGCCATCATCACAGAAGCTCTATCCTCGACTACCCAGAACGCCACTGGGGTTGATGCAGAGTCCCGCCTCTCCAGTGGAAGTCATGGgtcaggagaaggaggagcagggggaggaGCAGAAGGTGATGATGATTCAAATGTTTCAGCAGAAACTAAAACCACAGCTCATCCAATCAGAGGCCTGCAGATGGAGGCAGGGCCTTCAGGGGCGGGGCTCTCACAGGAGCCCACACagacagactcctccccctcacaATGTCCAGGTACAGACTGTGGACCACAGACTGCGATG
- the tmem259 gene encoding membralin isoform X1: MSDNQANNNNAPVNNNNNIGANRIRNPNMNQNPLINVRDRLFHALFFKMAVTYARLFPPSFRRVFEFFVLLKALFVLFILAYIHIAFSRSPINCLEAVRERWPRDGILRVEIQRNSSRSPVFLQYYDSPSLQEELEAEQGGGVGLQEEDEEEEEIIVEMFDNSSVQFELDIEPRLKPSLVGGGRGGAGGGAGVNSSQDVSFSQTTKGMEPLKDSVSELEMMARAVWPQEEYIVEYSLEYGFLRLSQSTRQRLNIPVMVVTLDPMKDECFGDGFSRFLLDEFLGYDDILMSSVKALAENEENKGFLRNVVSGEHYRFVSMWMARTSYLAAFVIMVIFTLSVSMLLRYSHHQIFVFIVDLLQMLEMNMTIAFPAAPLLTVILALVGMEAIMSEFFNDTTTAFYIILIVWLADQYDAICCHTNTSKRHWLRFFYLYHFAFYAYHYRFNGQYSSLALVTSWLFIQHSMIYFFHHYELPAILQQIRIQEMLLQNQAGQNHQTALQDNLNNNTAAAANAGAPGPVDPAQSPASSNPAAAAAAAAAAAGGAEVRAELNWVAHTAAIITEALSSTTQNATGVDAESRLSSGSHGSGEGGAGGGAEGDDDSNVSAETKTTAHPIRGLQMEAGPSGAGLSQEPTQTDSSPSQCPGTDCGPQTAMNSS; encoded by the exons ATGTCTGACAACCaggccaacaacaacaatgctccagtcaacaacaacaacaacataggaGCTAACAGGATCCGAAACCCCAACATGAACCAGAACCCCCTCATCAACGTCCGAGACCGCCTTTTCCACGCCCTCTTCTTTAAGATGGCCGTCACCTACGCACGTCTCTTCCCTCCGTCCTTCAGGAGAGTCTTTGAGTTCTTTGTTCTGCTCAAG GCACTTTTCGTCCTCTTCATCCTCGCCTACATCCACATTGCCTTCTCTCGCTCACCCATCAACTGCCTGGAGGCGGTTAGGGAGCGCTGGCCTCGTGATGGCATCCTGCGGGTGGAGATCCAGAGGAACTCCAGTCGCTCACCCGTCTTTCTGCAGTACTACGACTCTCCGAGCctccaggaggagctggaggcagagcagggaggaggggtggggctacaggaggaagatgaggaggaagaggagattaTTGTTGAGATGTTTGACAACAGCTCTGTGCAG TTTGAGCTGGACATCGAACCTCGTCTGAAGCCGTCTCTggttggaggaggaagaggaggagcaggaggaggagcaggagtgaACAGCAGCCAGGATGTCTCCTTCAGCCAGACCACTAAAGGTATGGAGCCGCTGAAGGACTCTGTGTCTGAGCTGGAGATGATGGCCAGAGCAG TGTGGCCTCAGGAAGAGTACATTGTGGAGTATTCGCTGGAGTACGGTTTCCTGCGTCTGTCCCAGAGCACGAGACAACGACTCAACATCCCCGTCATGGTGGTCACTCTGG ATCCCATGAAGGACGAGTGCTTCGGTGATGGATTCAGTCGTTTCTTGCTTGATGAGTTTCTGGGATACGACGACATCCTGATGTCCAGCGTGAAGGCGCTTGCTGAGAACGAGGAGAACAAAG ggtTCTTGAGGAACGTTGTATCAGGAGAACATTATCGGTTTGTCAGTATGTGGATGGCCAGAACCTCCTACCTGGCTGCTTTTGTCATCATGGTCATATTT actctctctgtgtccatgCTGCTCCGATATTCTCACCACCAGATCTTCGTCTTCATCG TGGATCTGCTTCAGATGTTGGAGATGAACATGACCATTGCTTTCCCAGCAGCCCCTCTGCTCACCGTCATCCTGGCCCTCGTCG gtATGGAGGCCATCATGTCAGAGTTCTTCAACGACACAACCACCGCCTTCTACATCATCCTCATCGTTTGGCTGGCTGACCAATACGACGCCATCTGCTGccacaccaacaccagcaaacGCCATTGGCTGAG gtTCTTCTATCTGTACCACTTTGCGTTCTACGCATACCACTACCGCTTCAATGGTCAGTACAGCAGTTTGGCACTGGTCACTTCCTGGCTCTTCATTCAG CACTCCATGATCTACTTCTTCCACCACTACGAGCTTCCTGCCATCCTGCAGCAGATCCGGATCCAGGAGATGCTGCTGCAGAACCAGGCTGGTCAGAACCACCAGACGGCGCTGCAGGACAACCTGAACAACAATACGGCTGCTGCCGCCAATGCAGGTGCACCGGGACCCGTGGACCCCGCCCAGTCTCCTGCCTCGTCCaatcctgcagctgcagctgcagcggcagcagcagcagcaggcggaGCAGAGGTGAGGGCGGAGCTGAACTGGGTTGCTCACACGGCTGCCATCATCACAGAAGCTCTATCCTCGACTACCCAGAACGCCACTGGGGTTGATGCAGAGTCCCGCCTCTCCAGTGGAAGTCATGGgtcaggagaaggaggagcagggggaggaGCAGAAGGTGATGATGATTCAAATGTTTCAGCAGAAACTAAAACCACAGCTCATCCAATCAGAGGCCTGCAGATGGAGGCAGGGCCTTCAGGGGCGGGGCTCTCACAGGAGCCCACACagacagactcctccccctcacaATGTCCAGGTACAGACTGTGGACCACAGACTGCGATG
- the med16 gene encoding mediator of RNA polymerase II transcription subunit 16 codes for MELAYVCEWDKRQKSTHCPSIPLVCSWSCRNLVAFTTDLKNDEDDKDVSHMIHIIDTEHPWDVYSINSGHSEVISCLEWDQSGSRLLSADGDGQIRCWSMSDHLVNSWKSVLSSSLDGDPIVALSWLHNGVKLALHVEMSGSTNFGEKFSRVKFSPSLTLFGGKPMEGWMAVTVSGLVTVSLLKPGGALLTASESLCRLRGRVALADIAFTGGGNIVVAATDGSSSSPVQFYKVVVSVVSEKCRIDTELLPSLFLRCTTDPLRRDKYPSVTHLKFLTRENSEQVLLCASNQSGSIVECWSLRKEGLPVNNIFQHRSPVVGEKQPTILKWRILTTTNDLERVSAVALPKLPISISNTDLKVASDTKFCPGLGLALAFHDGSIQILHRLSLHTMGVFYGSSSAQRPGDESTIKRQRTGGPALHFKALQFSWTSLALAGVDNHGKLHMLRVSPSMGQVLDMNTTLRHLLFLLEYCMVTGYDWWDVLLHVQPTMVHNLVEKLHEEYMRQNQALQQVLATRIVAVKASLCKLSTATAARACDFHAKLLLMAISSTLKSLLRPHVLNTPDKSPGDRLSEICAKNTDTDIDKVMINLKTEEFVLDGPPLQSLQQLIQWVGDFVLYLLSNLPNQGSMVRPGFGFMRDGASLGLLREMLVMIRIWGLLKPGCLPTFTATSDNQDSLQLLFRLLTRLWLCSREDGSVQDPDESLVDECCLLPSQLLVPSLDWLPVNDGVMVKLQGKQPIRLQFGKASSLPAGGASGGGGLEVFTRTPSCQKMDNLRCVHMGVCPTEDSKACTRCGCVTMLRSPNKTNAMKQWEQRWIKNCLCGGLWRRIPPAPPT; via the exons ATGGAGCTGGCGTACGTGTGTGAGTGGGACAAACGTCAGAAGAGCACACACTGTCCCTCCATCCCACTGGTCTGCTCCTGGTCCTGCAGGAACCTGGTGGCCTTCACCACCGACCTGAAGAACGACGAGGACGACAaag ATGTCAGTCACATGATCCACATCATTGACACTGAACATCCATGGGATGTTTACTCCATCAACTCTGGACACTCTGAGGTCATTTCTTGTCTGGAGTGGGACCAATCAG GCTCGCGGCTGCTGTCGGCTGATGGTGACGGACAGATCAGATGCTGGTCGATGTCGGATCACCTGGTGAACAGCTGGAAGAGTGTGTTGTCCAGTTCCCTGGACGGAGATCCGATCGTGGCTCTGAGTTGGCTCCATAACGGCGTCAAACTTGCGCTGCATGTCGAGATG TCGGGATCTACTAACTTTGGGGAGAAGTTCTCTCGGGTGAAGTTTTCTCCATCTCTGACTCTTTTTGGCGGGAAACCAATGGAGGGCTGGATGGCAGTGACAGTCAGCGGTTTGGTCACCGTGTCACTTTTAAAGCCAGGTGGCGCTCTTCTGACAGCCAGTGAGAGTTTGTGCCGGTTGAGAGGAAGAGTGGCGTTGGCCGACATCGCCTTCACTGGAGGAGGAAACATTGTGGTGGCAGCGACCGACGGCAGCAGCTCCTCGCCAGTTCAGTTTTACaag gtgGTCGTGAGTGTGGTGAGCGAAAAGTGTCGCATAGACACTGAACTGTTACCGTCACTTTTCCTGCGCTGCACCACCGACCCGCTGAGGAGAGACAAGTATCCGTCTGTGACGCACCTGAAGTTCCTGACCAGAGAGAACTCTGAAcag gttctCCTCTGTGCGTCCAATCAGAGCGGCAGTATTGTGGAGTGTTGGTCTCTGAGGAAGGAGGGACTTCCTGTCAACAACATCTTCCAGCATCGCTCTCCAGTTG TTGGGGAGAAACAGCCGACCATCCTGAAGTGGAGAATCCTGACGACTACCAACGACCTCGAGCGAGTGTCAGCCGTTGCTCTGCCCAAATTGCCCATCTCCATTTCCAACACTGACCTGAAGGTGGCGTCAGATACTAAGTTCTGCCCCGGACTGG GTCTTGCTCTGGCGTTTCATGACGGCAGTATTCAGATCCTCCACCGCCTGTCTCTCCACACCATGGGTGTCTTTTATGGCTCGTCCTCTGCTCAGAGACCAGGTGACGAGTCCACCATCAAACGCCAGAGAACTGGAGGCCCCGCCCTCCACTTCAAGGCCCTGCAGTTCTCCTGGACGTCCTTGGCTCTGGCCGGAGTCGACAATCATGGAAAG CTCCACATGCTGCGGGTGTCGCCCTCTATGGGCCAGGTGCTGGACATGAACACGACGCTGCGCCATCTGCTGTTCCTGCTGGAGTACTGCATGGTGACGGGCTACGACTGGTGGGACGTCCTGCTTCACGTTCAGCCGACCATGGTCCACAACCTGGTGGAGAAACTGCATGAGGAGTACATGAGGCAGAACCAGGCACTACAGCAG GTGCTGGCAACACGTATCGTGGCGGTGAAGGCGTCTCTCTGTAAACTGTCCACAGCAACGGCGGCGCGAGCATGTGACTTCCACGccaagctgctgctgatggcgATCAGCTCCACCTTAAAGTCCCTGCTGAGACCACATGTCCTCAACACACCAGACAAGAGTCCAGGAGACCGCCTGAGCGAGATCTGTGCCAAGAACACAGACACGG ataTTGATAAGGTAATGATCAACCTGAAGACGGAAGAGTTTGTTTTGGACGGCCCGCCCCTTCAGTCCCTGCAGCAGCTCATCCAGTGGGTTGGAGACTTTGTCCTGTACCTGCTGTCCAACCTGCCCAACCAG GGTTCTATGGTACGTCCAGGGTTTGGCTTCATGAGGGACGGAGCGTCTCTGGGTCTGCTCAGGGAGATGCTGGTGATGATCCGGATCTGGGGTCTGTTGAAACCCGGCTGTCTGCCCACGTTCACCGCCACGTCCGACAACCAGGACAGTCTGCAGCTGCTCTTCAGACTGCTGACCAGACTGTGGCTCTGCT CTCGGGAAGACGGTTCAGTCCAGGATCCTGACGAGTCTCTGGTGGACGAATGCTGCCTTCTGCCCAGTCAGCTGCTGGTTCCCAGTCTGGACTGGCTGCCGGTGAACGACGGCGTCATGGTGAAGCTGCAGGGGAAACAACCAATCAGACTGCAGTTTGGAAAAGCATCTTCTCTGCCAGCAGGTGGAGCCAGTGGGGGCGGAGGTTTAGAGGTTTTCACCAG gactcCCAGCTGTCAGAAGATGGACAACCTTCGTTGTGTTCACATGGGAGTTTGCCCGACTGAGGACAGTAAAGCCTGCACCAG gtgtggcTGTGTGACGATGCTTCGTTCTCCAAACAAGACAAACGCCATGAAGCAGTGGGAGCAGCGCTGGATCAAGAACTGTCTGTGTGGAGGTCTGTGGAGGAGGATCCCTCCAGCTCCGCCCACATGA
- the LOC131465742 gene encoding mediator of RNA polymerase II transcription subunit 16-like has protein sequence MFGGVQGSRFKCECCLLPSQLLVPSLDWLPVNDGVMVKLQGKQPIRLQFGKASSLPAGGASGGGGLEVFTRTPSCQKMDNLRCVHMGVCPTEDSKACTRCGCVTMLRSPNKTNAMKQWEQRWIKNCLCGGLWRRIPPAPPT, from the exons ATGTTTGGTGgtgttcaaggttcaaggttcaag TGTGAATGCTGCCTTCTGCCCAGTCAGCTGCTGGTTCCCAGTCTGGACTGGCTGCCGGTGAACGACGGCGTCATGGTGAAGCTGCAGGGGAAACAACCAATCAGACTGCAGTTTGGAAAAGCATCTTCTCTGCCAGCAGGTGGAGCCAGTGGGGGCGGAGGTTTAGAGGTTTTCACCAG gactcCCAGCTGTCAGAAGATGGACAACCTTCGTTGTGTTCACATGGGAGTTTGCCCGACTGAGGACAGTAAAGCCTGCACCAG gtgtggcTGTGTGACGATGCTTCGTTCTCCAAACAAGACAAACGCCATGAAGCAGTGGGAGCAGCGCTGGATCAAGAACTGTCTGTGTGGAGGTCTGTGGAGGAGGATCCCTCCAGCTCCGCCCACATGA
- the plppr3b gene encoding phospholipid phosphatase-related protein type 3 produces MMMMMMNPSEKMKKKPPKDSLTLLPCFYFVELPIVVSSMASLYFLELTDVLQPAQVGFRCHDRDLSMPYVDEGDELIPLLMLLSLAFAAPAASIMAVEGMIYVLQSQLKLRRHEGSINAGGCNFNSFLRRTVRFVGVHVFGLCATALVSDIIQLSTGYHAPFFLTVCKPNYTQAGVSCDQNAYITRDICSGHDQHAIMAARKTFPSQHATLSAFAAVYVSMYFNSTISNSTKLLKPVLVFAFVIAAALTGLTQITQHRSHPIDVYAGFLIGAFIAAYLAFHAVANFKSSDDITPAPPPPPPKEDPLRALTERGHESVYNKGPASASDSNDEIAAAPASVSVPLQRESTSMSSLKRASVDVELLAPRSPMGKETMLTFSHTLPRASMNVNGLMEDPVPSAQPVQRRLKAVQVPVDPLRTQQLVSEWKQKSMEMRGQSVHEEAERDASEDGSEGGSVATDDGGSQVPIYQPPVQAAKPVATPRPPQIPEAGPPPVSPKSALTRAKWLAIREKTSEGVARGAANQPRLMQVIAMSKQQGLLPSSSSETASTCSGTSSTTNSPHYGPASEQQREGPGIVTMDTHAPHQTLPPPQALALAGNGHPWQWAGASTGGDPRDTCDLNSLNRGDSTARGSSFRPHRSVSPRVTTDPEPAPPPPFHQVESSSEAKHRETAMRRETAMRRKTALVLLDRELHNQTEENFYKSSHGCRFKEN; encoded by the exons atgatgatgatgatgatgaatccgtcagagaagatgaagaaaaaaccTCCCAAAGACAGTTTGActctgctgccatgtttctacttTGTGGaa ttgccCATCGTGGTGTCCTCCATGGCATCTCTGTACTTCCTGGAGTTGACCGACGTGCTGCAGCCAGCGCAGGTTGGATTCCGTTGCCATGACCGCGACCTCAGTATGCCGTACGTGGACGAAGGAGACGAGCTCATTCCTCTGCTGATGCTGCTCAGCCTCGCCTTCGCCGCTCCTGCTGCCTCG atCATGGCGGTTGAAGGTATGATCTACGTCCTGCAGTCACAGCTGAAGCTGCGTCGCCACGAGGGAAGTATCAACGCAGGAGGCTGCaactttaattcatttttgaGGAGGACGGTGCGTTTCGTAG gtGTCCATGTCTTTGGTCTTTGTGCGACTGCTCTGGTCAGTGACATCATCCAGTTGTCAACAGGTTACCACGCCCCTTTTTTCCTGACTGTCTGTAAACCCAACTACACTCAGGCTGGAGTGTCATGTGACCAAAACGCTTACATCACCAGAGACATTTGCTCTGGTCACGACCAGCACGCCATCATGGCCGctag GAAGACGTTTCCGTCCCAGCATGCAACTCTGTCTGCCTTCGCTGCCGTTTATGTTTCG atGTATTTTAACTCAACCATCTCAAACAGCACCAAGCTGCTCAAACCTGTGCTGGTGTTTGCGTTTGTCATCGCTGCAGCTTTGACGGGTCTGACCCAGATCACTCAGCACCGCAGTCATCCCATCGATGTTTACGCAGGTTTCCTCATCGGAGCCTTCATCGCTGCGTACCTG GCCTTTCATGCTGTGGCTAACTTCAAGTcctctgatgacatcactccagccccacctcctccacctccaaaAGAAGACCCGCTCCGAGCTCTGACAGAGCGAGGACACGAGTCCGTCTACAACAAAGGGCCCGCCTCCGCCTCGGACAGTAACGACGAGATCGCAGCGGCCCCGGCGTCAGTGTCGGTgccactgcagagagagagcacatCCATGAGCAGCCTGAAGAGGGCGAGCGTGGACGTGGAGCTGCTGGCTCCTCGCAGCCCCATGGGGAAGGAGACCATGCTGACCTTCAGTCACACACTGCCCAGAGCCAGCATGAACGTCAACGGGCTCATGGAGGATCCGGTTCCGTCTGCTCAGCCAGTTCAAAGGCGTCTGAAAGCTGTGCAGGTTCCCGTGGACCCGCTGCGAACGCAACAGCTGGTGTCCGAGTGGAAGCAGAAATCCATGGAAATGAGAGGCCAGAGTGTCCACGAAGAGGCGGAGCGGGACGCCAGTGAGGACGGTTCTGAGGGTGGCTCGGTGGCCACGGATGACGGCGGCTCTCAGGTTCCTATCTACCAACCACCAGTCCAGGCTGCTAAGCCTGTGGCAACTCCTCGCCCGCCACAGATCCCAGAGGCAGGACCTCCACCAGTTTCCCCAAAGAGCGCTCTGACCCGAGCCAAGTGGCTCGCCATAAGGGAGAAGACTAGTGAGGGCGTGGCCCGTGGAGCAGCTAACCAGCCGCGGCTCATGCAGGTCATCGCCATGTCGAAGCAGCAGGGCCTCCttccgtcctcctcctctgagacCGCCTCCACCTGCTCCGgcacctcctccaccaccaactCCCCACACTACGGCCCCGCCTCTGAGCAGCAGCGGGAGGGTCCAGGCATTGTCACCATGGACACCCATGCCCCTCACCAGACACTGCCTCCCCCTCAGGCTCTGGCCCTGGCAGGTAATGGTCACCCGTGGCAGTGGGCGGGGGCATCCACGGGTGGTGACCCGCGGGACACGTGCGACCTCAACAGTCTGAACCGAGGAGACTCGACCGCCAGGGGCAGCAGCTTCCGCCCGCACCGGTCTGTCTCCCCACGTGTCACCACCGACCCTGAACCTGCTCCTCCCCCACCTTTCCACCAGGTGGAGTCGTCATCGGAGGCGAAGCACAGGGAGACGGCCATGAGACGTGAGACGGCCATGAGACGTAAGACGGCACTGGTTCTGCTGGATCGAGAGCTTCATAatcagactgaagaaaacttCTACAAGAGTTCACACGGATGCAGGTTTAAGGAGAATTAg
- the misp gene encoding mitotic interactor and substrate of PLK1, whose product MTWFGVRVSCCSDTAVVAAHRKLRWAHIITLCPSTAPPAVMDSTPRQWVLKPLSPLLQPSDLRTIAGSTTAGDPNLDIQVFSYQQSDGSQDQQVLVSPERASVSDEWQPSGPSSPSSPSSPSSSSGSHCGFYSFVEDPMSPEAEMNEVWMKSAQRQSQLFTLKEERGFKLQTYTSNRKPESLFSESKGDSWHQVDPQNVIQVVKEEEEKQLRKEIIRSQAPKKNPVFKEQLQILENLDLSGSKNKLSYSPVSSRPEPSQPAASGTIDREQIDFRAAQKQFLKMERDQLAADLSLSLQQDSDVSSVRRVEVSEGASQIRPSEEDATCTDRTGVVSWRLGLEENLSRQGGVFEDLDSSLEDLSVNRSQQCTTETPIEKEIRLVQEREEDLRRARGLKHSDGRVEMVKIETKRLQFLTPIKTKEKSRTSFLIQREIEKENQRGAVPEQQGGSLRLNLPDVPQQQEEDRRTEDGHIDGFLAPCCPHRHPEEPEWCFAQTSASSSVTETDSRVFRQDRITSSSSRSSPSPSSFAPQCWRENLESTGLQSRGQGAPDFIEKEIEEALRREKELRELRELQQNREKRSLLTPPPLTALLLPPPPRRRDVLKMDDSESYAGIHLVDEVNNKVVESTRVLRHKNQRALRWEAGVFANLENQ is encoded by the exons gCCCTTCTACAGCACCCCCTGCAGTCATGGACAGCACCCCAAGGCAATGGGTTCTGAAGCCTCTTTCCCCTCTGCTCCAACCCTCAGACCTGCGGACCATTGCCGGGTCAACGACAGCAGGTGACCCTAACCTGGACATACAGGTCTTCTCTTATCAGCAGAGTGATGGATCTCAGGACCAGCAGGTCTTAGTGTCACCAGAGAGAGCAAGCGTCAGTGACGAGTGGCAACCCAGTGGTCCCAGCAGCCCCAGCAGCCCCAGCAGtcccagcagcagctctggctCTCACTGTGGCTTCTACTCCTTTGTGGAGGATCCAATGAGTCCCGAGGCGGAGATGAACGAAGTCTGGATGAAGTCAGCACAGCGGCAGTCTCAGCTGTTCACcctgaaagaggagagaggattCAAACTACAGACCTACACCAGCAACAGGAAGCCAGAGAGTCTGTTCTCAGAAAGTAAGGGAGACTCATGGCACCAAGTAGATCCACAGAATGTCATCCAGGTggtgaaggaagaggaggagaagcagctcCGAAAGGAGATAATTCGCAGTCAAGCACCCAAGAAAAACCCAGTGTTCAAAGAGCAACTTCAAATTCTGGAGAATCTGGACCTGAGCGGATCTAAAAACAAACTGAGCTACAGTCCTGTCAGCTCCAGACCAGAACCTTCTCAGCCTGCTGCATCTGGGACCATTGACAGGGAGCAGATCGACTTCAgagctgcacaaaaacagttcTTGAAGATGGAGCGGGACCAGTTAGCAGCAGACCTGAGCTTGTCTTTGCAGCAGGATTCTGACGTGTCCTCAGTGAGGCGGGTGGAGGTGAGTGAAGGTGCAAGTCAGATCCGTCCCTCAGAAGAGGATGCAACCTGCACAGATAGGACTGGGGTGGTGAGCTGGAGGTTAGGGCTGGAGGAGAATCTGAGCAGGCAGGGTGGTGTGTTTGAAGACCTGGACTCCAGCCTGGAGGATCTGTCGGTGAACAGAAGCCAACAGTGCACAACTGAGACCCCAATTGAAAAGGAGATCCGGTTAGTCCAGGAACGCGAGGAGGACCTTCGGCGCGCTCGTGGTCTGAAGCACAGTGATGGAAGGGTGGAGATGGTCAAAATCGAAACCAAACGTTTACAATTCTTAACACCCATCAAGACCAAAGAAAAGTCCAGAACAAGCTTCCTTATTCAGAGAGAAATCGAGAAGGAGAACCAGAGAGGAGCAGTACCGGAGCAGCAAGGCGGAAGTCTGCGACTGAATTTACCAGATGTTCCGCAGCAACAGGAAgaagacaggaggacagaggatgGACACATTGATGGCTTCTTGGCTCCTTGTTGTCCTCATCGACACCCTGAAGAACCCGAGTGGTGCTTCGCTCAAACTTCAGcttcctcctctgtcactgAGACAGATTCCAGAGTTTTCCGTCAGGATCGAATTACTTCATCATCATCCcgctcctctccttctccctcttcctTCGCACCTCAGTGTTGGAGGGAAAACCTGGAGTCCACTGGTCTGCAGTCCAGGGGACAAGGAGCTCCAGATTTCATAGAGAAGGAGATTGAGGAGGCCTTGAGACGAGAGAAGGAGCTGAGGGAGCTGAGGGAGCTCCAGCAGAACAGGGAGAAAAGAAGTCTGTTGACTCCACCTCCACTTACAG CGCTCCTATTGCCCCCGCCTCCTCGCAGAAGAGATGTACTGAAGATGGACGACAGCGAGTCA TATGCAGGAATTCACCTCGTCGATGAAGTCAACAACAAG gTTGTTGAGTCGACTCGAGTTTTACGACATAAAAACCAACGAGCTCTTCGTTGGGAGGCCGGAGTCTTTGCCAACCTGGAGAACCAGTGA